Proteins encoded together in one uncultured Flavobacterium sp. window:
- the hemL gene encoding glutamate-1-semialdehyde 2,1-aminomutase, which translates to MIYKRSSQLFAEAEKVIPGGVNSPVRAFKAVGGTPIFVKSAKGAYLYDEDGNKLIDYINSWGPMILGHAYQPVVDAVIEKAKLGTSFGMPTELETEIAALAVSMVPNIDKIRFVNSGTEACMSAIRLARGFTKRDKIIKFAGCYHGHSDSFLIQAGSGAVTFGSPNSPGVTEGTAKDTLLAKYNDLENVKTLIEANKNEIAAIIIEPVAGNMGCIPPQKGFLQGLRDLCTANGILLIFDEVMTGFRLARGGVQELFNIDADIVTFGKVIGGGLPVGAFAARAEIMNYLAPLGPVYQAGTLSGNPLAMAAGLAMLQSLNNDRAIFDRLDEKTAYLEAGIDRVLKANNVVFTINRVGSMISVHFDSNPVVDFQTAAKGDNETFKKFFHGLLQEGVYIAPSAYETWFITDALTYEDLDFTINAIDKVSKTF; encoded by the coding sequence ATGATATATAAAAGAAGTAGTCAGCTTTTTGCTGAAGCAGAAAAAGTAATTCCGGGAGGAGTAAATTCACCAGTTAGAGCGTTTAAAGCGGTTGGCGGAACTCCTATTTTTGTAAAAAGTGCCAAAGGTGCTTATTTGTATGACGAAGACGGGAATAAATTAATAGATTATATCAATTCTTGGGGACCAATGATTTTAGGTCATGCTTATCAGCCAGTTGTAGATGCAGTGATTGAAAAAGCAAAATTGGGAACTTCATTTGGAATGCCAACGGAATTAGAAACGGAGATTGCGGCTTTGGCGGTTTCAATGGTTCCGAATATTGATAAAATCAGATTTGTAAATTCAGGTACAGAAGCTTGTATGAGCGCGATTCGTCTGGCTCGCGGATTTACAAAAAGAGATAAAATAATAAAATTTGCAGGTTGCTATCACGGACATTCTGATTCGTTTTTGATTCAGGCGGGAAGTGGAGCCGTAACTTTTGGATCACCAAATAGTCCCGGAGTTACAGAAGGAACTGCAAAAGACACTTTGTTGGCAAAATACAATGATTTAGAGAATGTAAAGACTTTAATCGAAGCTAATAAAAACGAAATTGCTGCTATAATTATCGAACCGGTTGCCGGAAATATGGGATGTATTCCGCCTCAAAAAGGTTTCTTACAAGGTTTAAGAGATTTATGTACTGCAAACGGAATTTTATTAATTTTTGATGAGGTTATGACAGGTTTCCGTTTGGCTCGCGGCGGAGTTCAGGAATTGTTTAACATCGATGCTGATATTGTTACTTTCGGAAAAGTAATTGGTGGAGGTTTGCCGGTTGGAGCTTTTGCTGCACGTGCTGAAATCATGAATTATTTAGCACCGCTTGGTCCTGTTTATCAAGCAGGAACATTGTCCGGAAATCCGCTGGCAATGGCAGCAGGATTAGCAATGTTGCAATCATTAAATAATGATCGTGCAATTTTTGATCGTTTAGACGAAAAAACAGCTTATTTAGAAGCTGGAATAGATAGAGTTTTAAAAGCAAATAATGTTGTTTTTACTATCAATAGAGTAGGATCAATGATTTCTGTTCACTTTGATTCAAATCCGGTTGTTGATTTTCAAACAGCAGCAAAAGGAGATAACGAAACGTTTAAGAAATTCTTCCATGGTTTGTTGCAAGAAGGTGTTTATATTGCGCCATCGGCATATGAAACCTGGTTTATTACAGATGCATTAACTTATGAAGATTTAGATTTCACAATTAATGCAATTGATAAGGTTTCAAAAACATTCTAA
- a CDS encoding DUF4274 domain-containing protein has product MKELFNKKNKNRVLKAVNGEMSYRKLTAAELHQFVQHWNYDDGIEPFKWIIKQKYLDKGTALCLYWMLQPDYFCKFKNEDEIKEDINYETYLLVKEIEKKYVSGFYGDENFSFDPKEEFPDEYSNTNCVPAEMLVKSPGDVFERQDIEFAFLRKPNEKELKTINTKIADAVKIIQISNPDFLYNQTDLVIKAIIESVEYWKGKELGKIKIKNLSYLWMDSVHKKHNWDWIIWDWETGNNIGVTNATKELTCLADTIINHTIDGFQQSAIISDLYKNLEGVNSFYDLKKDPYSGIGLLFSTDHLKFRE; this is encoded by the coding sequence ATGAAGGAATTGTTTAATAAGAAAAATAAAAATCGAGTTCTTAAAGCCGTAAATGGTGAAATGTCTTATCGCAAATTAACTGCTGCCGAATTACATCAATTTGTTCAGCATTGGAATTATGATGACGGAATTGAACCTTTTAAATGGATTATCAAACAAAAGTATCTTGATAAAGGAACGGCGCTTTGTTTATATTGGATGTTGCAACCGGATTATTTCTGTAAATTCAAAAACGAAGACGAAATAAAAGAGGATATTAATTACGAGACATATTTGCTAGTAAAAGAAATCGAAAAAAAATATGTTTCCGGTTTTTATGGAGATGAAAATTTTTCTTTTGATCCGAAAGAAGAGTTTCCGGATGAATATTCTAATACCAATTGTGTTCCTGCAGAAATGTTGGTGAAATCACCGGGAGATGTTTTTGAACGACAAGATATTGAATTTGCTTTTTTAAGAAAGCCCAATGAAAAAGAATTAAAAACAATCAATACCAAAATTGCCGATGCTGTAAAAATCATTCAGATTTCGAATCCTGATTTTCTTTATAATCAAACAGATTTGGTAATAAAAGCCATAATTGAAAGTGTTGAATATTGGAAAGGAAAAGAATTAGGAAAAATAAAAATCAAAAATCTGTCTTATTTGTGGATGGATTCTGTTCATAAAAAACACAATTGGGATTGGATTATTTGGGATTGGGAAACGGGAAATAATATTGGAGTTACAAATGCAACGAAAGAATTAACCTGTCTTGCAGATACAATCATAAACCATACAATTGATGGATTTCAGCAATCGGCTATAATTTCAGATTTGTATAAAAATCTGGAAGGTGTAAATAGTTTCTATGACTTAAAAAAAGATCCGTACAGCGGAATTGGTTTACTTTTTAGTACAGATCATTTAAAATTTAGGGAATAA
- a CDS encoding 2-hydroxyacid dehydrogenase, which produces MSLNVASNNNKIAFFSTQPYDKTFFNKYNADFGFELDFFETQLNPQTVILIENTSIVCVFVNDIVNGAVIKQLAEKGVKIIALRCAGFNNVDLEAAKKYNIKVCRVPAYSPQAVAEHAMAMILTLNRKTHKAYNRVREQNFSLNGLLGFDLFGKTIGIIGTGNIGKTFAKIALGFGCKVLAYDIVTNAEMEKDGVQFVSLEEIFKSSDIISLHCPLNEQTKHIINSKSIDEMKDSVMIINTSRGGLIETASVIEGLKEGKIGYLGIDVYEQEEKLFFRDLSADIIQDDAIQRLMSFPNVLVTAHQAFFTNEALTQIALVTFNNIKSLIAQNDIENKAALLV; this is translated from the coding sequence ATGAGTTTAAATGTCGCATCAAACAATAATAAAATTGCCTTTTTTTCAACACAGCCTTACGATAAAACTTTCTTTAATAAATACAATGCCGATTTTGGTTTTGAGTTAGATTTTTTTGAAACACAACTAAATCCGCAGACTGTTATTTTAATAGAAAATACCTCTATTGTCTGCGTTTTTGTAAACGATATTGTCAATGGAGCTGTTATCAAACAATTGGCAGAAAAGGGAGTGAAGATTATTGCATTGCGTTGTGCTGGTTTTAATAACGTCGATTTAGAAGCTGCAAAAAAGTACAATATAAAGGTCTGCCGCGTTCCCGCATATTCGCCTCAGGCAGTTGCAGAACATGCAATGGCAATGATTTTAACTTTAAACAGAAAAACACATAAAGCTTATAACAGAGTTCGGGAACAAAACTTTTCTTTGAACGGATTATTAGGTTTCGATTTATTTGGAAAAACAATCGGGATCATTGGAACGGGAAATATAGGAAAAACTTTTGCTAAAATTGCTTTAGGTTTTGGATGTAAAGTTCTGGCGTATGATATTGTTACGAATGCCGAAATGGAAAAAGACGGAGTACAATTTGTTTCTCTTGAAGAAATCTTTAAATCGAGTGATATTATATCGCTTCATTGCCCTTTAAACGAGCAAACCAAACATATTATTAATAGCAAGTCTATCGATGAGATGAAAGACAGTGTGATGATTATCAACACAAGTCGTGGCGGATTAATAGAAACAGCTTCAGTTATCGAAGGTCTTAAAGAAGGGAAAATTGGTTATCTTGGAATCGATGTTTACGAGCAGGAAGAAAAACTATTTTTCAGAGATCTTTCGGCTGATATCATTCAAGATGATGCGATTCAGCGTTTAATGAGTTTTCCAAATGTTTTAGTAACAGCACATCAGGCCTTTTTTACCAATGAAGCCTTAACACAAATTGCTTTGGTAACTTTTAATAATATAAAGTCTTTAATAGCTCAAAATGATATTGAGAATAAAGCAGCTTTGTTGGTTTAA
- the lysS gene encoding lysine--tRNA ligase: protein MALSEQEIIRREKLQNLRNLGINPYPANLFPVNHTSKQIKESFEEGKKVIVAGRLMSVRDQGKACFAELQDSEGRIQLYVNRDVLCEGDDKTLYNTVFKKLTDLGDFIGIEGELFTTQVGAKCIRVSGFTFLSKTLRPLPLPKVDEDGKIHDAFNDAELRYRMRYVDLTVNQHVKETFIKRTKLFSAMRGYFNDAGYLEVDTPVLQSIPGGASARPFITHHNSLDIPLYMRIANELYLKRLIVGGFEGVYEFSRNFRNEGMDRTHNPEFTAMEIYVAYKDYNWMMEFAEGLLEHCAIAVNGTSEVTFGEHQINFKAPYARVTMTDSIKHFTGFDISGKTEEELFEAARGMGIEVDKTMGKGKLIDEIFGAKCEGNYIQPTFITDYPKEMSPLCKEHRDNPELTERFELMVCGKEIANAYSELNDPIDQRERFEDQMRLAAKGDDEANGIIDEDFLRALEYGMPPTSGMGIGMDRLIMYLTNNASIQEVLLFPQMRPEKKQSQIELSDEEKVIITLLKGNENKMELGQLKVTSALSGKKWDVSMKNLSKHGLTKVVVEGEFKTVELVE, encoded by the coding sequence ATGGCATTATCAGAACAAGAAATCATTAGAAGAGAAAAACTTCAAAACTTACGCAACTTAGGAATCAATCCTTATCCAGCTAATCTTTTTCCTGTAAATCATACTTCGAAGCAAATTAAGGAGTCTTTTGAAGAAGGTAAAAAGGTTATCGTTGCCGGACGTTTGATGAGTGTGAGAGATCAGGGAAAAGCTTGTTTTGCTGAATTGCAGGATAGCGAAGGACGTATACAATTGTACGTGAATCGCGATGTTTTGTGTGAAGGTGATGATAAAACATTATACAACACGGTTTTTAAAAAATTAACTGATTTAGGTGACTTTATTGGTATCGAAGGTGAATTGTTTACGACACAAGTTGGTGCAAAATGTATTCGTGTGAGCGGTTTTACTTTCTTGAGTAAAACGTTACGCCCTCTTCCGTTACCAAAAGTGGATGAAGACGGAAAAATACACGATGCTTTTAATGATGCCGAATTGCGTTACAGAATGCGTTATGTAGATTTAACAGTGAATCAGCATGTTAAAGAAACTTTTATTAAACGTACAAAGTTGTTCAGCGCGATGCGTGGTTATTTTAACGATGCCGGATATCTTGAAGTTGACACACCGGTTTTACAATCGATTCCTGGTGGTGCTTCGGCAAGACCTTTTATCACGCACCATAATTCGCTTGATATTCCGCTTTATATGCGTATTGCAAACGAATTATACTTAAAGAGATTAATTGTTGGTGGTTTTGAAGGTGTTTATGAGTTCTCAAGAAACTTCCGTAACGAAGGAATGGACAGAACGCATAATCCTGAATTTACAGCAATGGAAATATATGTAGCCTATAAAGACTACAACTGGATGATGGAATTTGCTGAAGGTTTGCTTGAGCATTGTGCAATTGCTGTAAACGGAACTAGCGAAGTGACTTTTGGTGAACACCAAATTAACTTTAAAGCGCCGTATGCTCGTGTTACAATGACAGATTCTATCAAACATTTTACTGGTTTTGATATCTCAGGAAAAACTGAAGAAGAATTGTTTGAAGCCGCAAGAGGAATGGGAATCGAAGTTGATAAAACAATGGGTAAAGGAAAATTGATCGATGAAATTTTTGGAGCTAAATGTGAAGGAAATTATATTCAGCCAACTTTCATTACTGATTATCCTAAAGAAATGTCGCCTCTTTGTAAAGAACACCGCGATAATCCTGAACTTACTGAGCGTTTTGAATTGATGGTTTGTGGTAAAGAAATTGCTAATGCATACTCTGAATTAAATGACCCAATTGATCAGCGTGAACGTTTTGAAGATCAAATGCGTTTGGCTGCAAAAGGTGATGATGAAGCTAATGGAATCATCGATGAGGATTTCTTAAGAGCGCTTGAATACGGTATGCCTCCAACTTCTGGAATGGGAATTGGAATGGATCGTTTGATTATGTATTTAACAAATAACGCATCAATTCAGGAAGTTTTATTGTTCCCACAAATGCGTCCGGAGAAAAAACAATCTCAGATTGAACTTTCTGACGAAGAAAAAGTAATCATTACTTTATTGAAAGGAAACGAAAATAAAATGGAATTAGGGCAACTAAAAGTTACTTCTGCTTTAAGCGGTAAAAAATGGGATGTGTCTATGAAAAACTTATCGAAACACGGTTTGACTAAAGTTGTCGTTGAAGGCGAGTTTAAAACTGTGGAATTGGTGGAGTAA